The nucleotide window CCTGCAATTGCTGCAACGCAGCCTCCAAACCCTGGGCGGCGCAGGGCGCGAAATAGCCGGGAGGGGGGAGATCGGCCTTGAGCATGGGTTTATCGCCAAGATCCAGAACGGCGTCGAAGTACTGACGACCCGTGAGGGGGGCAAGGTCGATCTCCTCATCGCCGCCCTTGCCCAGCAGATAGGCCTTGAACCGACCGAGATAGCCCTCCAGTCGCGTCAGGTTGCCGCCAAAGACCGGCACCTCGGCCGGCAGGCCGCTGTCCAAGGCTTCATCGACAAGCACCACCGAGCACGAGACAGCCGTTCCCAACCGGGTCGAAACCTGAAATGCCTGGGCCACGCTGCCGATGATCAGCAGGTGTCCCGCTGCGTGATACTCGACACCCTGCCCAACGAATGCGGGCAGAGCCCCAAGCGCCTGCAGTGCGGCTTCGCGCGCCGCGCGGTTGTTTCCCGTACGGGCTTCGACCCGGGCGTGTGGGTGGTGAATGCTCATGATCGCTGCGGCTCCTCGGTCACCCTGTCATCGGTCGCCATGCTCGTGGGATCCTCGCCTGGCATCGCCTCTTCCGCCGATTGTTCCAACGCCGTCTTGACCGCTGCGGCCTCGCGCGCGATCCACTGTTTGAGGTGGTAGGGAACCATGTCACCCAGGGGTTCGAAGACGGTGTAGTCGCCGTCGTAATCGTTCAATCCATCGGTGATGTTGAAATCGGGCAGATGGAAAAGCTTACGCAAGGCAGCCTTGCGCAAGGACTCATCCACCTCCGGTGAGAGAAAGCCGGTGAAATCGGATTCGCTGCCCAGCGAGTCGAGGGTTGGCAACGCGGTCGGCGCGGTGTCGGCTGCGGCGGGTTCTTTGCACTCTGAATCCGTTGCATCAACGTCCGCGGAAGCACTGGCCGCTTCACGAGCCACTTCGCGTTTGCGACGTGCCCAGCGGCTCAGCAACCCCTCGGGTTCCTCTGCCGTCGGCACGTCATTCAGGTAATGGGCAGTGGGCTCAGGCATCTAACGCTCGCTTGCGACGGGGTTGGGTTTTGACACCGACCCGTTCCACGTAGCCCGCCACCCAGAGGCGGATCTCCTTGGGCAGCGGCAGGGCCAGTACTTCATCCTCCACCTCCATGTGAGACGCAGCCTCGTCCTGGCTCATGGTCAGCAGCACCGGGCGCACGCCACCGCACTCTTCATCAGGGGTACAGGCGACAAACAGAACCGGATGTTCAGCCGTCAGGTTGTACAGGTAGTGGGCCGTTTCGTCAGGGTGGAGCGCGAGGACCAGGCCGTCCCAAAGGAACTCTTCGCCTTCCGCGCTCGCCCAGCGTCTGATCAGTCGCGGTGCCTGACCGTCGGGCAGCGCGCTGTCGGCAATGGCCAGCACGTGCCAACGTTCCGAATCCCACCGCCCCACTCGCACCGTACGTCGCGCCAGGTGCAGCGAGACCTGACGCCGAGTCTGAACAGATTCGTTCGGGGGAGTACCGCTGCGTTCATGGCCTTTATCGGTTCGCATCCTGTTGAAAGGGGCAAGTTACATACCAAGCCAGCGAGTTTTGTCTAACCTGTTGTTTATGATCCGTTTACAGGGGCGAGCTTAGTGTTCAGTCAGTGTCTGTGAAAGGGTCACTATGACCCGGCCAGGCCCGCACCTGGGTCATAGTGAACCACCCGCGCAATCGCTAACGGGAATCCGAGCACCCGCCACCCAAGGCATCCAACACCGGTTGGGTGGCCGGGAATACTTCTTGCTGCGATGAAGTGAAAACTGTGCCCAATAACCCGCTACAATAACTGAGTGTTACTATTGGTTATTCGCCGTCTGACAAGGAGAATGTGATGCCCCAGCCAGTCCCTGGCTCTCTGGTCGATCGTTTTGGTCGCCGGGTCACGTACCTGCGTATTTCGGTCACGGATCGCTGCAACTTCCGTTGCCTCTACTGTATGGCCGAGGAGATGGAGTTTCTGCCGCGAGCCCAGGTATTGACCCTGGAGGAGATCGCCGAGATCGGCGCCGCGTTTGCGGAACTCGGGGTGACCAAGATCCGCATCACCGGGGGCGAGCCGCTGGTGCGTCACAACATCCTGTGGCTCTTCGACCACTTGGGGGCGCAACCGGGGCTCAAAGAGCTGACGATCACCACCAACGGGGCGCTGCTTCCGAAAATGGCCGAAGGCCTGTGGGCCAGTGGCGTACGGCGGCTCAATATCAGTCTCGACAGCCTTGATGCGGAGCGATTTCGCCGCATTACCCGCAACGGCAATCTCGACGAGGTGCTGGCGGGAATCGAGGCTGCTCAACGGGTGGGATTCCGGCGTATCAAACTGAACGCGGTAATTCTCAAAGGGCTGAACGACGACGAGATCGTGCCGCTGGTCAATTTCGCGCGAGCGCGTGGCCTGGACATCACCTTTATCGAAGAGATGCCACTGGGTAATGTCGACGGGCACGATCGGCTGGGTTCGTACTACTCAAGCGATCTGGTGCGTCGTGACATCGAAGGCACCTTTGAACTGATTCCGACCGCGGAGACGACGGGCGGACCGTCGCGCTACTATCACATCGCGGGCGAACCGACCCGCATCGGATTCATCTCGCCGCACAGTCATAACTTCTGCGGTGACTGCAATCGCGTGCGTCTCACTGTCGAAGGCCGTCTGCTGTTGTGCCTCGGCCAGGAGCATTCGGTGGATCTGCGCCGCGTGATCCGCGCCAACCCGGGGGATCGCGAGCGTTTGCAGCAGGCCATCGTGGCGGCCATGGAGATCAAACCCAAAGGGCACGAGTTCGACCTCAGCGAACGCCCGGTGATCATGCGCCACATGAACGTTACCGGCGGATGAGAGTGGCAGAACACCCTTGAAGGCTTTGCCTCCTGACGGCGTTGCGCGGGATACTCTGTTATCACAATCCAATTGACAGCAATTTCGATGGTGACACGCTACCGCCCCCAAATGACCCAGGCCGGTCTTGCCCCGACCCATGCGGTGACCGCCATTGACGAACACGGTGAGCCACGCGAGGTCAGCATCGCCGGCGAACGTCCCCTGACGCTCTATGTGGATAAGCATGAAGTGGTGACCTTGATGACTCTCGGCGGCCACCCGGAAGCGCTGACCCTCGGTTATCTCCGTAACCAGGGTTTCATTGGCGAGATCGAGCAGATCCGCTCCGTCCAGGTGGATTGGGAGACGGATTCGGTGGCGGTCGTCACCCATCAGGGCACCGACGGGTGGGATGAGAAGCTCTCACGCCGCACCGTCACCACCGGGTGCGGTCAGGGCACGGTCTTTGGCGATCTGATGGCGCGCCTGGAGCAGATCCGGTTACCGCGCCCGCAACTGCGGCAATCGATCG belongs to Pseudomonadota bacterium and includes:
- a CDS encoding sufurtransferase FdhD → MVTRYRPQMTQAGLAPTHAVTAIDEHGEPREVSIAGERPLTLYVDKHEVVTLMTLGGHPEALTLGYLRNQGFIGEIEQIRSVQVDWETDSVAVVTHQGTDGWDEKLSRRTVTTGCGQGTVFGDLMARLEQIRLPRPQLRQSIVYALLDRLAHHNSVYRAAGAVHGCALCSATDILCFVEDVGRHNAVDAIAGWMWLEGVPGDDTIFYTTGRLTSEMVIKVAQMGIPVLLSRSGITEMGLSLAQQLGVTMIGRAKGEHFLIFNGQENFVLDSTPHRVRPAS
- a CDS encoding DUF3306 domain-containing protein, producing MPEPTAHYLNDVPTAEEPEGLLSRWARRKREVAREAASASADVDATDSECKEPAAADTAPTALPTLDSLGSESDFTGFLSPEVDESLRKAALRKLFHLPDFNITDGLNDYDGDYTVFEPLGDMVPYHLKQWIAREAAAVKTALEQSAEEAMPGEDPTSMATDDRVTEEPQRS
- the moaA gene encoding GTP 3',8-cyclase MoaA; this translates as MPQPVPGSLVDRFGRRVTYLRISVTDRCNFRCLYCMAEEMEFLPRAQVLTLEEIAEIGAAFAELGVTKIRITGGEPLVRHNILWLFDHLGAQPGLKELTITTNGALLPKMAEGLWASGVRRLNISLDSLDAERFRRITRNGNLDEVLAGIEAAQRVGFRRIKLNAVILKGLNDDEIVPLVNFARARGLDITFIEEMPLGNVDGHDRLGSYYSSDLVRRDIEGTFELIPTAETTGGPSRYYHIAGEPTRIGFISPHSHNFCGDCNRVRLTVEGRLLLCLGQEHSVDLRRVIRANPGDRERLQQAIVAAMEIKPKGHEFDLSERPVIMRHMNVTGG
- a CDS encoding DUF3305 domain-containing protein is translated as MRTDKGHERSGTPPNESVQTRRQVSLHLARRTVRVGRWDSERWHVLAIADSALPDGQAPRLIRRWASAEGEEFLWDGLVLALHPDETAHYLYNLTAEHPVLFVACTPDEECGGVRPVLLTMSQDEAASHMEVEDEVLALPLPKEIRLWVAGYVERVGVKTQPRRKRALDA